The Flammeovirga yaeyamensis genome segment GATTGAGCAAGTAAGGTACGCTCCTCAGCCAGGTAAAAAGAAGGTATATATCATTGATGAGGTACATATGTTATCAACAGCTGCCTTCAATGCTTTTCTTAAGACTTTAGAGGAACCCCCTTCTTATGCTATCTTCATTTTAGCAACTACGGAAAAGCATAAAATCCTTCCTACCATTCTTTCTAGATGTCAGATTTTTGATTTTAACAGAATCAGTGTAAAAGACATCGTTAATCAGCTACAAAAAATTGCTAATGAAGAAGGTATTAAGACGGATACTGATGCACTTCACCTTATTGCTCAAAAAGCAGATGGAGGAATGAGAGATGCCCTATCGATGTTCGATATGATTGGCACTTTCTCAAATAATAAAGAAATTGATTATCAAACTACAGTTGATAATTTACATATCTTAGATTATGATTATTACTTTAAACTAACCGATTTCTTGAACAGAGGTGAGGCTTCTCAAGCCATGCTCATCTTTGATGAAATCCTTAGAAAAGGTTTTGATGGTCATAATTTTATTAATGGTCTTTGTGAACACTTTAGAAACATTTTAGTTTGTAAAGACGAGGTTACATTAGAACTACTTGACGTTTCTGAAAGCGTGAAACAACGCTACAAGCAACAAGCTCAAGAAGTTCCTCAGTCGTTTATTATGACTGCCCTAAATTTAGGTGGAGAATGTGATACTAAATACAAGGAATCAAAGAACCAACGTTTGCATGTTGAATTGACATTAATGAAAATGTCTCATATCAATAGAGCGATTCAATTTGCACAAATTGAGATAAAAAAAAAAGACTAGCTGAGTTGAAAGCAAAGCAAGCCAAGCTTGCTAAAAAAGAAGAACCTTCCACCTCATCTCAGCCGTTTAAGCTGGAAGAACATTTTAAAAAGGAAAATGCTAAGGTATCGATGAAATCTACCACTAAGATTTCGGGTAACTTAGAAATGCTTAAAAATGGTCTAAGCCAACAGGCAAAACAGATTAAAGCAGAAGAACAACAACACATTGTTCAAAATAGACCTTCAGCAGCTCCTTTACCGCCTCAACCTGTATCAAATTATAACCGACCATCCTCTCCTGCTCCTTCGAAAGTGGGTGCTTCTTTTACTTTGGAACAAGCTCAAAAAGTATGGAAGGTATTTTCAGATCAGTACAAAAGGAATGGTAAGAGTAAATTTGCTTCTCTCCTTTTAGAAGAATCCACCATTGAATTGGATAGTCAACTTAATATTATTGTTCAAATCACAAATCAAGTTCAAACAGAACATTTAAATGTGGTAAGACCTGAATTATTAAGGTTACTTAGAACAGAGTTGAAGAACGATTCAATAGAAATTCAAACAAAAGTAGTTTCTATAGAAAATACCAACGAGCCTAAGAAAATATATTCTAGTCCAGATAAGCTGAAATATCTACAGGATAAATTCCCTGCATTGAAAAAGCTTCAGCAAAAACTTGGATTAGAAGTAGAGTAAAACACAAAAGCCCAGGATTAATTCCTGGGCTTTTGTGTTATTTCAGTTTACTAAATAAACTTTTGATTAGGCCAATGCTTTTTTAATATCGCCTTCTATACTTTCTGGCTTAGCAGTTGGAGCATATCTTTTAATTGGCGTTCCGTCTTTCCCGATCAGGAATTTAGTGAAATTCCATTTAATTGAATTGACTAACGTTCCTGGCAAAGCTTTCTTCAAGTATTTGTATAAGGGATGGGCATTCCCTCCGTTTACATCAATTTTTTTCATTAATGGAAAAGTAACTCCATGATTTAGTTTACATGTTGCTTCCATTTCATCATTTGATAAGGGTTCTTGACCTGCAAACTGATTACAAGGAAAACCTAAAACCACTAAATCCTTGTCTTTATACTCTTGATGTAATTTTTCTAACCCATCAAACTGAGGAGTTAAACCACATTGGGTTGCTGTATTGACTATTAAAACTGTTTTCCCTTCAAAGTCCGACATTTTGATTTCGTTCCCTTGAGGATTCTCTGCTGAATAAGTATAAAATTGTGCTGACATAAATGTAATGAGTTTAAATATGCTTCAAATTTATATCGTGCGCGACATAAATAAAAGTAAATTCGTATTTTTTTATACATTAATTAAAAAATTCTTTAAATCATCATCTTAATTTTTGCTAATGATCTAATATTTTTGATTGAAATCGGTAAGAATGATTAAATTGGACAAAATTTTTATTTTTTGAATTTCAACAAACAAACCGAATACCTTTATAATCATAAAAAGGGAAAATGGTTTAAACTGAATTACAAAGTAGTATGAACAAAACATCAATCTTTACAGCTCTTTTTATGGCAATGATCATGGCTGTATCTTTCACAGGGTGTAAAAGTCAAAAGAAACTTGCTGCTGAACAAGCTGCAAAAGAGTTACTAGCAAAAACACAAAAAGCACAACAAGACTTAGAAGCAATGGTAGGTAAAGACTATGCTTCTTTAGATGAGTTAGCTACAGATGAGGCAAGATTAAACGAGATCAAGTCTTACAACTTAGAAGATGCTACAGTAAACGATCTAATTTCTAAAGCTGATAGTCATTTAGCTTCTCAAAGAGCTACACTTGAGGCTAAATTAGCTGCTGAACAAAAAGCAAAAGAAGAAGCGGAAAAAGCGAAAGCTCAAGAAGCTCAAAAAAGAGATATTTACTATTTAATGGACAACATCCAAGGTTCTGGCGATACACAATCGGCTAACTTGATGATTACTGAAGCATTAGCTCTATTTGCTTCTCCAGATGTTCCTGTCTTGATTGAGATTTATAACGATGGCGATATCGTAGATTACGACAAGCCAACAACTGCATCAAAATATTTAAACAAATTGAAGGACGTCCAAAGAAATCCTGATAAAATCAAAGAGTTTAAGACAGATGCAAACGGTAAAATCACTGAATTGATTTTAACTAAAAAGTAATATCAGAAAAATTGATTTGTTGTTAGTGAATTTATTGAACACTTCAACAGATATAATTTAATTATCATATGAAAGCTATCAAAACATTAAGTTTAGTATTCCTTTGTCTACTGGGACTACAAGTATTTGGTCAAGATACACAAAAAGAAGAGCCTCCAATGCCGCCAGCACGTAAGGCTGCTATTGATTCTTTGGCATTAGAAAAAGTACACGATTTAAGTAAATACATCTCTAAGATTGGTGATAAGGGCACTTCATTCTCTGAAGCAAGCCGTGTCATCGAAAGAGCTTTAGAATTGTTCGTTGACGATGCTCAAATTGGTGTATCGACTTTAGGTAAAAGCCAAATCAGATATTTCGCAATCAAAAAATACTTGGAGCGTTTAAACAAATTGAACTACAAGTCGGTAAACATCGAGTGGTTTGATATCCAATATATTTCTGATTTAGAAAAGCAACCTGATGGTAAATATGTAGGTGTAATTACTATCTACCAAAAGTTTACAGGTGTTACTGAAGACGGTATGGTTTACAAAGATATCACTAAGAAAGACATCACTATTTATGTAGAGCGTAAGACTACACAAATTGGTGGTAGAGAAATTGGTTTCTGGGATGTCCTATTGGGCGATATCAAAGTATCTGAAACAAAGAAAGGTTAATCTTTTCTGTAAGATATAAGAAACTTGGTGATGAATTTGTATAAAGTTTATCATCAAGTTTTTTTTTGATAATTAGTTTATCAAAGTAGTCAATTCTAACGGGCGATATTTGAAAACGGAAGCATAACAATTATCTTTACTTTCGATAAAATCGTCATCTAAATTGACATTTTTTATATGGATTTCAGTTACCACACATTGACTAAAATCAAATGGTAACTGTCTATAATACTGTAACGTATTTTTTATTTTTATCTCTTATCAAAAGAATGTATCGACAAATTTTCAAAGTAATAATTCTTTTTTTCATTACATCATTTCTAACAGAAGGGGTTTCTAAAGCACAAGTCATTGGTCATTATAAAGGTGATGAATCCAAACTTTATGCGGAAACAAAACAGTTCACTCAATTTATTAAACGATTTAATAATGAAGAGGATATGAATGGTCAGCCCTATTCTTCTGGATCATATAAATTCAGAGAATTAACGATGCGAAAAAAATATCTTGAGGTACTATTTGATGGGGAGAACTCTAACTTAACGAATAAATTAAAGAAAGACTTTATTAATGATGTGAACGATAAAAAAGCCCCTAAGTTTATCGAGAAACATCAGGGTGGTTATTTTGCTGAAGTAGAAACACGTTATTTATATAAAGGGAAAAATATAAATGTAACCCTATTTTTAAGACTTCAAGCGGATAGTCTTGGTTATAAGTGGGCCATATTTGATGTATACTCTGATATGCTTCAAGACCTTCATAAAAACGACAAATCGAAAAAGAATTTTTTACATCCTATGAGTCATGAAATTGATTTCATGAATTTGCATAGAGCATTTAGAGATCCTAACGAAGTCGAAGATTATGGTGTAAACGGTTACGAAATTGATTACCTATCGGTATTGTTCTACTTGGCAAAAAGTGGTGATCTTACTTTTGTAACTGTAAACAATGTAAAATTCCATGTATTCCAAATTGCGGGTTGGTACTTTTCTGTAGAAAAGTTTGAAAGAGACTCCTATAATTCTGGGTGGATGATTTCTGAATTAATGCCGCTTAAAAATGAAGATATGGATGTATGGACACGACATGTACTGCACAAGGATCAATAAATTTAGCGTTAGTTATTACTCAAACATATAGAGATAACCTTCGTGTTGTCAATTAAGATATAAAACAAAACTTACACAGTGATGAATAAACTGTTTACTTACTTAATAACATTATCATTATTTTTTGGTCAGTATGCTTTTGGTCAGGAAAGTAATGAAATACCAGCAGAAAGATTAGCCAAATATAAAAGTGAGGCGAAAGATTTAGTGATGTTTATCGAAAGTACACTGAACGATATTGCTGGAGATGATTATACGAAAAGAGAGAAAAGCATCATTATTAATGAGACTTACTTAAAATATTTTGAATCGGACAAGACGCAAATAGAAGATGATCTTGACCCGAACAGACAAGTAGTTTCTAATAAAGATGTACAAGCCTATTTAAAAGATGTTGATTTCTTTTTCGAAGAAGCCAACTTTGAGTTTATCGTTGAAAAAATCGAGCATAGCGTTAATAACGAAGGTAATCTGTACTTTACTGTTCAGTTAACTAGAAAATTAGACGCATTAACGGTCATGAATGATACGATTAGCAACTCTGCAGAGAGATTCGTAGAAATCAACTTAGATCCAGATGCTCAAGAATTAAAAATCGCTTCTATTTATACCACTAAGCTTTCTCAAAAAGAAGATATGGCTTTATGGTGGAACAAACTAGATGATGTTTGGAGAAATACAGTAGGTGCTGACATCAAATTGGATAATAATATTCCACTATCTGATGTTACTTCAATTATCGACTCGATTATGGTGACTAAAAACGATTCAACGTTGCCATTAAATGAGAACATCTTCAATCATATAGAACACTTCCTTCAGAAGAAAGAATTAGATATTTCGTTAAACCCAGAGATCGTTACTTTGGCTCCACTAAGTAAAATGAGAAACTTAGAGGATTTAAATATATCAGGTACTGGTGTAAACGACTTGTCTCCTATCCGAACATTGACCAATCTAAAATCTTTAAAATGTGAAATGACAGGCATCAACTCCCTTGATCCTCTTGTGTATTGCACTAACCTTAAAGTTTTAATGATTAACGATACACAAATTGAAGATATTACGGTTGTTGAAAACTTCGATCAGCTAAAAGAGCTTTATATTTTCAATACGAATATCTCTGATTTAACACCACTTACTGACTTAGAAGAATTAAATGTATTATGGGCAAACGATACTAAAGTTGCCGACATCAAACCGTTAAATTCTACGAAGCAGTTGCGTTCATTAGATATTTCTAATACAGAAGTTACATCAATTGATGCGTTGTATGGATTAAAAAAGCTGGAGCAACTTAGTATTGACAGAACTTCAATCAATGATTTATCTTCTTTAGCAACTACATCCGCTTTAAAGAATTTATCCGCAGACCAATCTTCAATTTCTAGCCTTACTCCTTTAAGTAAGCTTCAGAATGTAGAAAGAATCTATTGTGATGGAACACAAATAAATACATCAATCGCTCAAAGTTATATGCGATCTCACCCAAAAACATTAGTGATTTACGGGTCTGATCAATTAAAAAATTGGTGGGAAAGTTTAAGCGATGTTTGGCAAGACAAATTGTTAACTACAGCGGGATTAACAACAAGTCCAGAAAAAGAGCAGCTTCAGATTATCGCCAACATTAAAGAAATTGATATTCATAATGTTGGAGGAATTCAAAATCTAGATCCTCTTAACTTCTTGATTAACTTGGAAGTATTGAATGCTGCAAATACAAATATCAACTCAATTGATGCTTTAAAAAGCTGTCCTAACATTAGTAACCTAAATATTAAGGGCACAAATGTCACAGACATTTCGGTATTAGAAAACCATAAGCTTCTTTCTAAATTGAATATCAAAGGCACAAACATTTCTGATTTGTCTCCTTTAGAACATGCAGAAAAGCTTTCTAAAATAGATATTTCTAACTCGAAAGTAAGTTCTATTACGCCATTAAAAGGATTAGAATCTTTAAAAGTGATTGAAGCAGATAATACAACAACTGCTGAAGCTGCCTTCATTAAGTTCGCTGTAGAATCACCTGCAATCGTTGTCTTTAGATCTGCTAAACTTCAATTGTGGTGGGAAGGATTATCTGATGAATGGAAAGAAGTATTGAGTACTGAAGCT includes the following:
- a CDS encoding DNA polymerase III subunit gamma/tau, with the translated sequence MENFVVSARKYRPNTFQTVVGQEHITNTLKNAVLSNHLAQAFLFCGPRGVGKTTNARILAKTINCDNLSEKGDPCNECKSCTSFNQNSSLNIVELDAASNNSVEDIRNLIEQVRYAPQPGKKKVYIIDEVHMLSTAAFNAFLKTLEEPPSYAIFILATTEKHKILPTILSRCQIFDFNRISVKDIVNQLQKIANEEGIKTDTDALHLIAQKADGGMRDALSMFDMIGTFSNNKEIDYQTTVDNLHILDYDYYFKLTDFLNRGEASQAMLIFDEILRKGFDGHNFINGLCEHFRNILVCKDEVTLELLDVSESVKQRYKQQAQEVPQSFIMTALNLGGECDTKYKESKNQRLHVELTLMKMSHINRAIQFAQIEIKKKD
- a CDS encoding glutathione peroxidase — its product is MSAQFYTYSAENPQGNEIKMSDFEGKTVLIVNTATQCGLTPQFDGLEKLHQEYKDKDLVVLGFPCNQFAGQEPLSNDEMEATCKLNHGVTFPLMKKIDVNGGNAHPLYKYLKKALPGTLVNSIKWNFTKFLIGKDGTPIKRYAPTAKPESIEGDIKKALA
- a CDS encoding leucine-rich repeat domain-containing protein is translated as MNKLFTYLITLSLFFGQYAFGQESNEIPAERLAKYKSEAKDLVMFIESTLNDIAGDDYTKREKSIIINETYLKYFESDKTQIEDDLDPNRQVVSNKDVQAYLKDVDFFFEEANFEFIVEKIEHSVNNEGNLYFTVQLTRKLDALTVMNDTISNSAERFVEINLDPDAQELKIASIYTTKLSQKEDMALWWNKLDDVWRNTVGADIKLDNNIPLSDVTSIIDSIMVTKNDSTLPLNENIFNHIEHFLQKKELDISLNPEIVTLAPLSKMRNLEDLNISGTGVNDLSPIRTLTNLKSLKCEMTGINSLDPLVYCTNLKVLMINDTQIEDITVVENFDQLKELYIFNTNISDLTPLTDLEELNVLWANDTKVADIKPLNSTKQLRSLDISNTEVTSIDALYGLKKLEQLSIDRTSINDLSSLATTSALKNLSADQSSISSLTPLSKLQNVERIYCDGTQINTSIAQSYMRSHPKTLVIYGSDQLKNWWESLSDVWQDKLLTTAGLTTSPEKEQLQIIANIKEIDIHNVGGIQNLDPLNFLINLEVLNAANTNINSIDALKSCPNISNLNIKGTNVTDISVLENHKLLSKLNIKGTNISDLSPLEHAEKLSKIDISNSKVSSITPLKGLESLKVIEADNTTTAEAAFIKFAVESPAIVVFRSAKLQLWWEGLSDEWKEVLSTEAKIGNKNPDKFELHQINMISEINISNHKSINDLKPLQMLFDLKKLNISYTRITNLAPISGINTLEELSIDNTPISDITDIQNLKGLKSLNISNTLVEKFTVLEGFTQMEKLKVSGIVKVKNISYVTKMPNLKTFECYNTSINNLKYLVGLSNLKTLKCYKTKLNQKKVDAFKAQMPNVSVDFY